In the Halorussus salinus genome, CGACGGTCACAGGTCGGCCAGCGCCGCCTCGGGATAGAACGTCTCGGCGTCGCCGTCCGCTTCCAACTCGGCGACCGACTTCCAGACGCACGCTATCTCCTCGCCCGTGTCGGGTTCGGTCGCGGTGAAGGCGTCCTCGTCGTAGGGCCACGACGCCGCGATATCGGCCTCGTAGAGCCGCCAGATTTCGTGCTGGGTCTCGCCCGCGACGGTGAACACGTCCTCGTAGGTGCCCAGCGGCGAGACTCCCGCGAGTTCGACGCCCAACTCCTCGCGGAACTCCCGGCGGAGCGCGTCCCGACTGTGTTCGCCGAACTCGACGCCGCCTCCGAGCGGTCGGAGGAAGGTTTCGCCCGCGGGGTCGCGCTCGCGCTCGACCAGTAGCTCCTCGCGGTCGTCGCCTCGGCCGCCGCCCTCCTCGCGGGTGACGACGCCGCGCGCGGTGACTCGAATGGCGTCGTCGCTCGCCTCGGTGTCGTCTCCGCCGTTCCTCTCGGCCATGGGATTCACGAAAACCGGGAGGATGGACAAAAGACCGACGGTTCCGGCGCGGTCGCGCGTTCGGTCTCCGGGCGCAAGTCCGCGGTGGTCGATTCCCGGATTCCGGCGACCGCCACTAGCACTTTTCCTGCTGTGGGTTGACGAGGAGCGTATGGGGAAGATTGTCTCTGACGACCTCGCCGACCAGTTAGTCAGCACTTGTCGAACCGCCGTCGGCGACGAACTTCGGAGCGTGACGTACTTCGACGAGGACGAGGAGGAACAGCTCTACCTCCGCGGGGACCTCGAAGCCGACGCCGACCTCGTGGGCTTCGCCGACAACGAGCGACTCGGGTTCCGCTCACAGACGCTCTACGAGGAGACTGAACTCGGCCCGTACCGGTTCACGATGCGGGCGTTCGACCACGGCTACCTCACGCGGGTCATCGTCGGCGACCGCGGCGCGTTCGTCACCACCGACGCGATGGAGATGGACCGGTTCAAGGAGGTCGCGTCGGCGATGCGGTCGGTGCTGGCCGAGGAGTAGCGGGTTCGAGCATTCTCGTTCGAGCGCGCCGGGTGTTCCGACCCTGCTGGTTCCCACTGGCCGAGAACGGCCTTCCGGGCTTATGTCCGTTCGTCGCCTACGTCTACGTAGGAGGCGAGACCCATGACCACCTCACTCAAAATCGCCGTGACGGTCCTGACCGCCCTCGCCGTGTTCGGCCTCGGCGCGACCGTGACCGCGGGCGCTCACGTCACCGACTTCGCCGCCGATCCGGTCTCGGCCGTCGGACACGTCTGTGACCAGTGGGGACTCCAGAACGACTGGGGAGACCACCGACACGGTGACGACTGGACGAACCATCCCCACCACGGTGACGGACACCACGGCCAATCGGGTGATCACGGCCCGCACGGTGGACCTCACGGTTCGCAGGGGTCTCACGGTCCGCATCGCTGACCGACTCCTGAAACACTAAGCACCTCCGCCGAGTACGTTCGCGACGACATGACTCTCAAAGTCGGCGTTCTCGGCTACCGATTCATGGGCAAAGCCCACGCGAACGCGATGGCTCGACTCCCGATGTTCTTCCCGGAGGCACCGGACGTAGAGCGCCACGTCCTCGTCGGCCGCGACGAGGAGGCCCTCGCGGACGCCGCCGACCGCCTCGGGTTCGAGAACACGGCGACCGACTGGGAAGACGTGGTCGACGAGGTAGACGCCTTCTACAACCTCGGGCCGAACCACGTCCACGCCGAACCCTCCATCGCCGCGCTGGAAGCTGGCACGCCGGTCCTCTCGGAGAAGCCGCTGGCAAACGACTTGGACAGCGCCGAGCGCATGGCCGCGGCCGCAGAAGACGCTGGCGTGCCGACCGCGACCGCGTTCAACTACCGCTTCGTCCCGGCGATCCGGTACGCCAAAAACCTCATCGAGGACGGCGAACTCGGCGAGATTCACCACTTCCGCGGGCGCTACTTGCAGGACTGGCTCGTGGACCCCGAGGCCCCGTGGTCGTGGCGCAACAGCGAGGAGATGGCCGGGAGCGGCGCGTTGGGCGACCTCGGTGCCCACACCATCGACCTCGCGCGCTTCCTCGTCGGCGACGTGGAACGCGTCTCGGGCCACTGCCAGACCTTCGTGGACGAGCGCCCCGTGGAGGGCGAAGGAGGCGACGGTGAGACCGAAACCCGCGAAGTCACGGTAGACGACGCCTACTCCGCGCAGGCCGAACTGGAGGGCGACGTGATGGCGACCTTCGAAGCCTCGCGCTTCGCCAACGGGCACAAGAACGACCACGCCATCGAAATTCACGGCTCGGAGGGGAGTCTCAAATTCTCGCTCGAACGCCTCAACGAGTTGGAGGTCCTGCGCGGCGACGACCGGGGCTACGAGACGATTCTCGTCACCGACGCCGACGACCCGTACGTCGAACACTGGTGGCCGCCGGGCCACGTCCTCGGGTGGGAACACACCTTCGTCCACGAGAACTACGAGTTCCTATCTGCTATCGATAGCGCGGCGTCGGAGACGCCGCGAGACGGAGGCGGTGAAACCGCCGGAGCAGACGGGGAGTACCACCCCGACTTCCACGACGGCCTCGCGGTCCAGCGCGTCCTCGCGGCAATTCAGGAGAGCGACGAGCGCGGTGAGTGGGTCTCCGTAAAGTAGATCGGCGCAAGTAGTGGCCGACACACCGCCTTCCGTTTCTCAGTCCGATTCTTCCAAGTCTTCGCCGAACCGGGTCGCCTCCACGAACTGCTCGGAGAGGAAGTCCTCTAACAGGAGCAAGACGTTGTAGAGGAACGTCGCCTGAAACCCCACGAGTGGGAAGGCCAACCACCCCGGCGTCGAGTGAGCCACGACGAACCGAACCAGCAGGTAGGCCACGACGAGGTTGCCCAGCGTCGAGACGACGTGAACCATCGAGGTGACGACCAGCGGCGTGTCGTCGTCGGCGGGTTCCCGGACTATCTCCCGGAACGCGATGGCCCCGAGGACCGCGAAACCCAGAATCGCGCCGAACGCGAGCAGGAGGATGTGAAACAGGTCCGGCGTCTGGACCTTGTAGATGAGCATCGCGCCGGACCCCCAGATGGTCAGGGTGTAGCCGTACGCTTCCGACTCGGCGGTGAGGTTGTGCGCGAGTCGGCGTCTCGGGTCCATGACTCGAATCCAGCACGGGCACCCTCTTCGGTTTGCTGGCAGTTCCCTCCCGGAACTGCCGGACGCTCGCGCGTCAGAACTCCCGAACGCCCTCGTCGGTGACGACCGAATCGAGGAGGTCGGTCGGCGTCGCGTCGTAGGCCGGGTTCTCCACGGAGAAGCCCTCCGCGGGTTCGAGCAGGACCTCGCTGGGCGACCGGAAGTCGTTCTCGAACCGGAAGCCCTCGCCGACCAGTTTGGCCGACGACCCGACGACGGTGACGGGAACGTCTACCTCGTCGGCGGTCGCGGCCAGCGGGAAGGTGCCGATGCGGTTGTAGAGCGTGTCGTTCACGATGCAGTCCATGCCCAACAGCACGCGGTCGCACTCGGGCAGGTAGTGGCCGGAGGCCCCGTCCACGACGAGGTGAGCGTCCACGCGGTCCATCTCCGCGAGGGCGCGGGCGGTCTTGCGACCGAGGTAGCGCGGCCGGGCCTCGGTGACGTACACCGTCAGGTAACGCCCGTCGGAGACCGCTTTCTCGATGGCCTCCAGCACCGTCGAGGAGTAGTCGTGGGTCAGGATGGTCGCGCCGTCCTCCACGAAGTCCATCGCGTTCTCGGCCGCCCGGCGCTTGGCGGTCTCGACCTGCTCGACCACCTTGTCGACCGCGGCGTCGAGCGCGGCCGTGGCCTCCTCGACGGTCCCGGCGTCGGCGTCCTCGACCATCGAG is a window encoding:
- a CDS encoding NUDIX domain-containing protein, yielding MAERNGGDDTEASDDAIRVTARGVVTREEGGGRGDDREELLVERERDPAGETFLRPLGGGVEFGEHSRDALRREFREELGVELAGVSPLGTYEDVFTVAGETQHEIWRLYEADIAASWPYDEDAFTATEPDTGEEIACVWKSVAELEADGDAETFYPEAALADL
- a CDS encoding DUF7522 family protein, encoding MGKIVSDDLADQLVSTCRTAVGDELRSVTYFDEDEEEQLYLRGDLEADADLVGFADNERLGFRSQTLYEETELGPYRFTMRAFDHGYLTRVIVGDRGAFVTTDAMEMDRFKEVASAMRSVLAEE
- a CDS encoding translation initiation factor eIF-2B, whose product is MIDETVEEIREMQTHSSSVVAVKAARALEDLRDREFASVEDFERDLERNSSALRRANPSHASLVTTQRAIVSMVEDADAGTVEEATAALDAAVDKVVEQVETAKRRAAENAMDFVEDGATILTHDYSSTVLEAIEKAVSDGRYLTVYVTEARPRYLGRKTARALAEMDRVDAHLVVDGASGHYLPECDRVLLGMDCIVNDTLYNRIGTFPLAATADEVDVPVTVVGSSAKLVGEGFRFENDFRSPSEVLLEPAEGFSVENPAYDATPTDLLDSVVTDEGVREF
- a CDS encoding Gfo/Idh/MocA family protein, which encodes MTLKVGVLGYRFMGKAHANAMARLPMFFPEAPDVERHVLVGRDEEALADAADRLGFENTATDWEDVVDEVDAFYNLGPNHVHAEPSIAALEAGTPVLSEKPLANDLDSAERMAAAAEDAGVPTATAFNYRFVPAIRYAKNLIEDGELGEIHHFRGRYLQDWLVDPEAPWSWRNSEEMAGSGALGDLGAHTIDLARFLVGDVERVSGHCQTFVDERPVEGEGGDGETETREVTVDDAYSAQAELEGDVMATFEASRFANGHKNDHAIEIHGSEGSLKFSLERLNELEVLRGDDRGYETILVTDADDPYVEHWWPPGHVLGWEHTFVHENYEFLSAIDSAASETPRDGGGETAGADGEYHPDFHDGLAVQRVLAAIQESDERGEWVSVK